From Vibrio crassostreae, one genomic window encodes:
- the ptsI gene encoding phosphoenolpyruvate-protein phosphotransferase PtsI, which yields MISGILASPGIAFGKALLLQEDEIVLNTQSISDDQVEAEVQRFFDARNKSSQQLEVVKQKALETFGEEKEAIFEGHIMLLEDEELEEEILALIKKDKMHADNAIHTVIEEQAVALESLDDEYLKERATDIRDIGTRFVKNALGINIVSLADINEEVILVAYDLTPSETAQINLDYVLGFACDIGGRTSHTSIMARSLELPAIVGTNDITKQVKNGDMLVLDAMNNKIIINPSEAELAEAKKIKADFEAEAAELAKLKDLHAETLDGHRVEVCGNIGTVKDCDGILRNGGEGVGLYRTEFLFMDRDALPTEEEQYVAYKEVAEAMEGESVIIRTMDIGGDKDLPYMDLPQEMNPFLGWRAVRISLDRREILRDQLRGILRASAHGKLRIMFPMIISVEEIRELKKAIEEYKVELRAEGLAFDEEIEIGVMVETPAAAAIAHHLAKEVSFFSIGTNDLTQYTLAVDRGNEMISHLYNPLSPAVLTVIKQVIDASHAEGKWTGMCGELAGDERATLLLLGMGLDEFSMSGISIPKVKKVIRNSNFAEVKAMADEALSLPTAAEIEACVEKFIAEKTQ from the coding sequence ATGATTTCAGGCATCCTAGCATCTCCTGGTATTGCTTTCGGTAAAGCACTACTACTTCAAGAAGATGAAATTGTCCTAAACACTCAATCTATCTCTGACGACCAAGTTGAAGCAGAAGTACAGCGTTTCTTTGACGCTCGTAACAAATCTTCTCAGCAACTTGAAGTTGTTAAGCAAAAAGCACTTGAAACTTTTGGCGAAGAAAAAGAAGCAATCTTTGAAGGCCACATCATGCTGCTTGAAGATGAAGAGCTAGAAGAAGAGATTTTAGCACTCATCAAGAAAGACAAAATGCACGCAGACAACGCGATCCACACTGTGATCGAAGAGCAAGCTGTTGCACTAGAGTCTCTTGATGATGAGTACCTAAAAGAACGTGCAACTGATATCCGTGATATCGGTACTCGTTTCGTTAAAAATGCTCTAGGCATCAACATTGTATCTCTAGCAGACATCAATGAAGAAGTTATCCTAGTAGCTTACGACCTAACGCCATCTGAAACTGCACAAATCAACCTAGACTACGTTCTTGGTTTCGCTTGTGACATCGGCGGTCGTACATCTCATACTTCAATCATGGCACGTTCTCTTGAGCTTCCAGCTATCGTTGGTACTAACGATATCACTAAGCAAGTTAAGAACGGCGACATGCTTGTGCTAGACGCGATGAACAACAAGATCATCATCAACCCTTCTGAAGCTGAATTAGCGGAAGCTAAGAAAATCAAAGCAGATTTCGAAGCAGAAGCGGCTGAACTAGCAAAACTAAAAGATTTGCATGCTGAAACTCTAGACGGTCACCGTGTAGAAGTTTGTGGCAACATCGGTACAGTAAAAGACTGTGACGGTATCCTGCGTAACGGCGGTGAAGGCGTTGGTCTGTACCGTACTGAATTCCTATTTATGGACCGTGACGCGCTTCCTACTGAAGAAGAGCAATACGTTGCTTACAAAGAAGTAGCTGAAGCAATGGAAGGCGAGTCAGTGATTATCCGTACTATGGATATCGGTGGCGACAAAGACCTACCATACATGGACCTTCCACAAGAGATGAACCCTTTCCTAGGCTGGCGTGCAGTACGTATCAGCTTGGATCGTCGTGAAATCCTACGTGACCAACTACGTGGCATCCTACGCGCATCTGCACACGGTAAACTACGTATCATGTTCCCAATGATCATTTCTGTTGAAGAGATCCGTGAACTGAAAAAAGCAATCGAAGAGTACAAAGTTGAACTTCGCGCTGAAGGCCTAGCTTTCGATGAAGAAATCGAAATCGGCGTAATGGTTGAGACTCCAGCTGCTGCTGCAATCGCACACCACCTAGCGAAAGAAGTATCTTTCTTCTCTATCGGTACTAACGACCTAACGCAATACACTCTTGCGGTAGACCGTGGTAACGAAATGATTTCTCACCTATATAACCCACTATCTCCTGCTGTTCTTACAGTAATCAAGCAAGTGATCGACGCATCACACGCTGAAGGTAAGTGGACTGGTATGTGTGGTGAACTTGCTGGTGATGAGCGTGCAACGCTACTTCTTCTTGGTATGGGTCTAGATGAGTTCTCTATGAGCGGTATCTCTATCCCTAAAGTTAAGAAGGTAATTCGTAACTCTAACTTCGCTGAAGTTAAAGCTATGGCTGACGAAGCACTATCTCTACCTACAGCTGCAGAAATTGAAGCTTGCGTAGAAAAATTCATCGCTGAGAAAACTCAGTAA
- the crr gene encoding PTS glucose transporter subunit IIA, with protein MGLFDKLKKLVSDDSADAGAIEIIAPLSGEIVNIEDVPDVVFAEKIVGDGIAIKPAGDKMVAPVNGTIGKIFETNHAFSIESDDGVELFVHFGIDTVELKGEGFTRVAEEGQSVKAGDTIITFDLALLEEKAKSTLTPVVISNMDEIKELNKLSGSVTVGETPVLKVTK; from the coding sequence ATGGGTCTGTTTGACAAACTGAAAAAGCTTGTATCTGATGACAGCGCTGATGCTGGTGCAATCGAAATCATCGCACCTCTTTCTGGTGAAATCGTAAACATCGAAGATGTGCCAGATGTAGTTTTCGCTGAAAAAATCGTTGGTGACGGCATCGCGATCAAACCAGCTGGCGACAAAATGGTAGCTCCAGTTAACGGTACTATCGGTAAGATCTTCGAAACTAACCACGCATTCTCTATCGAGTCTGACGACGGTGTTGAGCTTTTCGTTCACTTCGGTATCGATACTGTTGAACTTAAAGGCGAAGGCTTCACTCGTGTAGCTGAAGAAGGTCAATCTGTTAAAGCTGGTGACACTATCATCACTTTCGACCTAGCGCTTCTAGAAGAGAAAGCGAAATCTACGCTTACTCCAGTTGTTATCTCTAACATGGACGAAATCAAAGAGCTGAACAAGCTTTCTGGTTCTGTAACTGTTGGCGAAACTCCAGTTCTTAAAGTAACTAAGTAA
- a CDS encoding flagellin codes for MAVNVNTNVSAMTAQRYLNNANSAQQTSMERLASGSKINSAKDDAAGLQISNRLNVQSRGLDVAVRNANDGISIAQTAEGAMNETTNILQRMRDLSLQSSNGSNSKSERVAIQEEVTALNDELNRIAETTSFGGNKLLNGTHGTKSFQIGADNGEAVMLQLKDMRSDNAQMGGKSYQTENAKDKDWNVQAGSNDLKLSFTDNFGQAQEIDISAKAGDDIEELATYINGQQDSVKASVTEDGKLQMFTGNNKVEGEVAFSGSLAGELGMQPGKDVTVDTIDVTSVGGAQESVAVIDAALKYVDSHRAELGAFQNRFDHAISNLDNINENVNASKSRIKDTDFAKETTQMTKSQILSQASSSILAQAKQAPNSALSLLG; via the coding sequence ATGGCAGTGAATGTAAATACAAACGTTTCAGCGATGACAGCGCAACGTTACCTAAACAACGCAAACAGCGCACAACAAACATCAATGGAGCGTCTAGCTTCAGGCTCAAAAATCAACAGCGCAAAAGATGACGCTGCGGGTCTACAAATCTCTAACCGTTTGAATGTTCAGAGCCGCGGCCTTGATGTTGCTGTACGTAACGCGAATGACGGTATCTCTATTGCACAAACTGCTGAAGGTGCAATGAACGAGACAACGAACATCCTGCAACGTATGCGTGATTTGTCTTTACAATCTTCAAACGGCTCAAACTCAAAATCTGAGCGTGTAGCGATTCAAGAAGAAGTAACAGCACTGAACGACGAACTAAACCGTATCGCGGAAACGACGTCTTTTGGTGGCAACAAGCTGCTTAACGGTACTCACGGTACTAAATCATTCCAAATCGGTGCGGATAACGGTGAAGCGGTAATGCTTCAACTGAAAGACATGCGCTCTGATAATGCTCAGATGGGTGGTAAGAGCTACCAAACTGAGAACGCGAAAGACAAAGATTGGAACGTTCAAGCTGGCTCTAACGACCTAAAACTGTCGTTCACTGATAACTTCGGTCAAGCACAAGAAATCGACATCAGCGCAAAAGCGGGTGACGACATCGAAGAGCTAGCAACGTACATCAACGGTCAACAAGACTCTGTGAAAGCGTCTGTAACTGAAGATGGTAAGCTACAAATGTTTACTGGTAACAACAAAGTTGAAGGTGAAGTGGCATTCTCTGGTAGCCTTGCTGGCGAACTAGGCATGCAACCTGGCAAAGACGTAACGGTTGATACTATCGACGTAACGTCTGTTGGCGGAGCACAAGAATCTGTAGCAGTAATCGATGCGGCACTTAAGTACGTAGACAGCCACCGTGCTGAGCTAGGTGCTTTCCAAAACCGTTTCGACCACGCTATCAGCAACTTAGACAACATTAACGAGAACGTTAACGCATCTAAGAGCCGTATTAAAGATACCGACTTCGCGAAAGAAACGACTCAGATGACTAAGTCTCAGATCCTTTCTCAAGCTTCAAGCTCGATTCTTGCTCAAGCGAAGCAAGCACCGAACTCGGCACTTAGCCTACTAGGTTAA
- a CDS encoding flagellin, whose protein sequence is MAITVNTNVSALVAQRNLSNANNMLNQSLERLASGSRINSAKDDAAGLQISNRLEAQMSGIDVAVRNANDGISIMQTAEGAMNETTNIMQRMRDLSLQASNGSNSSSERIAIQEEVTALNDELNRIAETTSFGGKKLLNGSFGSSSFQIGGSSGEAVQIGLKSMRTDDINMGGFSYVASGMASDSWEVKSNQNDMTMSFTDRFGQPQEITINAKAGDDIEELATYINGQTDLVSASVNDEGQLQIYMSGEGTAGTISFSGSLASELSMSAGYYESVDDINVTDVGGAQRAVSILDTAMKYVDSHRSELGAMQNRFDHAINNLENVHENLATSNSRIKDTDYAKETTQMLKQQILQQVSTTILAQAKQAPNLALTLLG, encoded by the coding sequence ATGGCTATAACTGTTAATACAAATGTCTCAGCGCTGGTGGCCCAGAGAAACCTCTCTAATGCCAACAACATGCTGAACCAATCTTTGGAGCGCTTGGCTTCAGGGAGTCGTATTAATAGCGCCAAAGATGATGCTGCAGGTCTCCAAATCTCGAATCGACTTGAAGCGCAGATGAGCGGTATTGATGTCGCTGTTCGCAATGCGAATGACGGCATCTCCATTATGCAAACTGCAGAAGGTGCGATGAATGAAACCACCAATATCATGCAACGCATGCGTGACTTGTCCCTACAAGCGAGTAACGGCTCGAATAGTTCATCAGAACGAATCGCCATTCAAGAAGAAGTGACCGCCTTAAATGACGAGTTGAATCGAATTGCAGAAACCACCTCATTTGGTGGAAAAAAGCTCCTTAACGGTAGTTTTGGTAGCTCGTCATTTCAGATCGGTGGTAGTTCTGGTGAAGCGGTGCAAATCGGCCTGAAAAGCATGCGCACCGATGACATCAACATGGGGGGCTTTAGTTATGTCGCAAGTGGCATGGCAAGTGACTCGTGGGAAGTGAAATCCAACCAGAATGATATGACGATGTCTTTTACCGACCGTTTTGGTCAGCCTCAAGAGATCACCATTAATGCTAAAGCGGGCGATGACATTGAAGAGCTGGCGACTTACATCAATGGTCAAACAGACCTGGTATCGGCTTCCGTCAATGACGAAGGGCAACTTCAGATCTACATGTCTGGCGAAGGTACGGCCGGCACGATTTCTTTCTCAGGTTCGTTAGCCAGTGAACTTTCGATGTCGGCGGGTTATTACGAATCTGTCGACGACATCAACGTGACCGATGTGGGTGGTGCGCAGCGTGCTGTCTCTATTTTGGATACAGCGATGAAGTACGTGGATAGTCATCGTTCTGAATTAGGCGCAATGCAAAACCGCTTTGATCATGCGATTAATAATCTCGAAAATGTTCATGAGAACTTGGCGACATCAAATAGCAGAATTAAAGATACTGATTACGCCAAGGAAACCACTCAAATGCTTAAGCAACAAATTTTGCAGCAGGTGAGCACCACAATATTGGCCCAAGCAAAGCAGGCGCCGAACCTTGCCTTAACCTTATTAGGTTAA
- a CDS encoding Dyp-type peroxidase, producing MLNVSNEQPNVQSAILPEAGPFALYVQLKVNANTANVLAEIQKLPTLIEELNQTQPDANLTASVAFSKAFWDKFEQAAPSDLIDFPALGEGDVTAPSTLSDVLIHCHSNRHDLHFFILRKLLSEVAADVEVVDETYGYRFLDSRDMTDFVDGTENPKDAQRAEVAIVPEGEFAGGSYVMVQRFVHNLPAWNRLNVSAQEKVVGRTKPDSIELDDVPAASHVGRVDIKEEGKGLKIVRHSLPYGTATGDHGLLFIAYCNVRHNFDAMLESMYGVTDGKTDQLLRFTKAVTGAYYFAPSAEMLSALTIK from the coding sequence ATGCTTAATGTTTCAAATGAGCAGCCTAACGTTCAAAGTGCTATTTTGCCTGAAGCTGGGCCTTTCGCTCTTTACGTTCAACTTAAAGTGAACGCTAATACTGCTAATGTACTAGCAGAAATTCAAAAGCTTCCGACTCTAATCGAAGAGCTAAACCAAACTCAACCTGATGCGAACCTAACGGCGTCGGTTGCGTTCTCAAAAGCTTTTTGGGATAAGTTCGAGCAAGCTGCTCCCTCTGATCTAATTGATTTCCCTGCGCTTGGCGAAGGTGATGTGACAGCACCGAGCACACTGTCTGATGTTTTGATTCACTGTCATTCAAACCGACATGATCTGCACTTCTTCATCCTACGTAAATTGCTATCTGAAGTAGCTGCGGACGTGGAAGTGGTTGATGAAACTTACGGTTACCGCTTCCTAGACTCACGTGACATGACTGATTTCGTTGATGGTACTGAAAACCCGAAAGACGCGCAGCGCGCTGAAGTGGCGATTGTACCTGAAGGTGAATTCGCGGGTGGTAGCTACGTGATGGTGCAACGTTTTGTGCATAACCTACCTGCTTGGAACCGATTAAACGTATCGGCACAAGAGAAAGTGGTTGGTCGTACTAAGCCAGACTCCATCGAGCTAGATGATGTTCCAGCGGCGTCTCACGTTGGCCGTGTGGATATCAAAGAAGAAGGCAAGGGTCTTAAAATCGTTCGTCACAGCCTGCCTTACGGCACAGCAACGGGCGATCACGGCTTACTGTTCATTGCTTACTGTAACGTTCGTCATAACTTTGATGCGATGTTAGAGAGCATGTACGGCGTAACCGATGGCAAAACCGACCAACTGCTTCGCTTTACTAAAGCCGTTACTGGCGCTTACTACTTTGCTCCTTCAGCTGAGATGTTGAGTGCATTAACGATTAAGTAA
- a CDS encoding DUF2919 domain-containing protein, which yields MRYSIEQYDKHGFLKAPILLWLGWLFLAKALVVFIVAGASRESGTDILEIVYPDHQMFYVGIALSIPSLLLMWLFGLRAPDRKRLNKVVSWGRGVTMMAILAQSSHTIYLIYLDNGWFRWSNGITLLLLLWLALYLTNSHAARDCFKVVEHED from the coding sequence GTGCGGTACTCCATAGAACAATACGACAAGCACGGCTTTTTGAAAGCCCCGATCTTGCTCTGGTTAGGTTGGTTGTTTCTTGCTAAAGCCTTGGTCGTTTTCATTGTTGCAGGCGCAAGCCGAGAATCGGGAACGGATATCCTCGAGATAGTCTACCCAGATCATCAGATGTTTTATGTTGGGATTGCATTGAGTATCCCTAGCTTATTACTGATGTGGTTGTTTGGACTCAGAGCGCCAGATAGAAAACGCCTTAATAAAGTGGTGTCGTGGGGGCGCGGGGTGACCATGATGGCTATCTTGGCACAGAGCTCCCATACGATTTATTTAATCTATTTGGATAACGGATGGTTCCGTTGGTCAAATGGCATCACCCTATTGTTGCTGCTGTGGTTGGCGCTTTACCTAACCAATAGCCATGCTGCAAGGGATTGCTTTAAAGTGGTTGAGCACGAAGACTGA
- a CDS encoding DUF2956 domain-containing protein, which produces MKKKTNTPSVESQQEALKIAKATQKPAQTKEQTKLIAQGIEKGIALYKKQQKERSRQADKAKKRVQKEKQTQQAHQAQELDIDTSVETASNHANKLPWLLLVASWIGFAIYLMK; this is translated from the coding sequence ATGAAAAAGAAAACTAATACGCCGTCTGTTGAATCTCAACAAGAAGCACTGAAGATAGCCAAAGCGACTCAAAAGCCAGCTCAAACCAAAGAACAAACTAAACTGATTGCTCAAGGTATCGAGAAAGGCATTGCGCTCTATAAGAAACAGCAAAAAGAGCGCAGTCGCCAAGCTGATAAAGCAAAGAAACGTGTACAGAAAGAGAAGCAGACTCAACAAGCACACCAAGCTCAAGAGCTGGATATCGACACTAGCGTTGAAACCGCATCAAATCACGCCAATAAATTGCCGTGGCTACTATTGGTCGCTAGCTGGATAGGCTTCGCAATTTATTTGATGAAATAA
- a CDS encoding DUF4156 domain-containing protein, translated as MKKELVALIISGALLGCTTPTSMPHSEADKVQMDYHGLINIDQCEYKGEVTGSEGHWYSYLFFPNDTLIQGAMNELKSNAIELGADTVIFTLPQDFSTSVTMLGTAYLCE; from the coding sequence ATGAAAAAGGAATTGGTCGCTTTGATTATAAGTGGTGCATTGCTAGGTTGCACGACACCCACATCAATGCCCCATAGCGAAGCTGACAAAGTACAAATGGACTACCACGGCCTGATTAATATCGACCAATGCGAATATAAAGGGGAAGTCACTGGCAGCGAAGGTCACTGGTACAGCTATTTGTTCTTCCCCAATGACACCCTGATTCAAGGTGCGATGAATGAGCTTAAGTCGAATGCCATTGAGCTAGGCGCAGACACCGTTATCTTTACCCTACCTCAAGATTTCAGCACTTCTGTGACTATGCTTGGTACTGCCTACCTGTGCGAGTAA
- a CDS encoding winged helix-turn-helix domain-containing protein, with protein sequence MELSPVFARRLYLALLVESLDRPNVPKLIEKTGWPRRTIQDVLKALPGIGIELMFVQDGRRHNDGYYQLSDWGPFDSQWVLERKGDIATSLGFSA encoded by the coding sequence ATGGAGTTGAGTCCTGTTTTTGCAAGGCGGCTATATTTAGCATTGTTAGTCGAAAGCCTTGATAGGCCAAATGTGCCTAAACTCATCGAAAAAACGGGTTGGCCTCGTCGTACTATTCAAGATGTACTCAAGGCGTTACCGGGGATCGGTATCGAACTTATGTTTGTTCAAGATGGGCGACGTCATAATGATGGTTATTACCAGTTATCCGACTGGGGACCATTTGACAGTCAGTGGGTTCTAGAACGTAAAGGCGATATAGCAACAAGCCTTGGATTTAGTGCATAA
- a CDS encoding ArsC family reductase, with protein MTITMFGIPNCDTIKKAKKWLEAEGIEFEFHDYRKQGITEELVTSFCSELGWELVLNKRGTTYRQLSQEQKDTLTEEKAVALLVEQPAMIKRPILKVDGKLHIGFKADQYTAIFA; from the coding sequence ATGACTATCACGATGTTTGGTATCCCAAATTGCGACACCATCAAAAAAGCAAAGAAATGGCTCGAAGCTGAAGGTATCGAGTTCGAATTTCACGATTATCGCAAACAAGGCATCACTGAAGAGCTAGTAACAAGCTTCTGTTCAGAGCTTGGTTGGGAGCTTGTGCTAAACAAACGTGGGACGACTTATCGCCAACTTTCTCAAGAGCAAAAAGACACATTAACGGAAGAAAAAGCCGTCGCTCTGCTTGTTGAACAACCAGCAATGATTAAGCGCCCTATCTTGAAAGTCGATGGCAAGCTTCATATTGGCTTCAAAGCTGACCAATACACTGCTATTTTTGCGTAA
- the dapE gene encoding succinyl-diaminopimelate desuccinylase — MTDSPTLALAKDLISRQSVTPEDAGCQELMINRLKALGFEIEVMVFEDTTNFWARRGTEAPLFAFAGHTDVVPAGPIEQWNTKPFEPTIVDGFLHGRGAADMKGSLASMIVAVEQFIAQHPDHTGSIGFLITSDEEGPFINGTVRVVETLMARGENIDMCIVGEPSSTEFVGDVVKNGRRGSITGDLTIKGTQGHVAYPHLANNPVHSSLLAINELATTEWDKGNDYFPPTSFQIPNVSAGTGASNVIPGEFNVQFNLRFSTELSNDIIVERITTTLDKYDFEYDLKWTFNGDPFLTDAGSLLDAIVDAVGHVNDVKPALLTTGGTSDGRFIARMGGQVVELGPVNATIHKVNECVKVADLEKLTDMYERTLVDLFAK; from the coding sequence ATGACAGATAGCCCAACTTTGGCTCTGGCAAAAGACCTCATTAGCCGTCAATCGGTAACCCCTGAAGATGCAGGCTGCCAAGAGCTGATGATTAATCGCTTAAAAGCGCTCGGTTTTGAAATCGAAGTGATGGTATTTGAAGATACGACGAACTTTTGGGCTCGTCGTGGTACTGAAGCGCCTCTGTTTGCCTTTGCTGGCCACACTGATGTTGTTCCTGCTGGCCCGATTGAGCAGTGGAACACTAAGCCATTCGAACCGACTATCGTAGATGGTTTCCTACACGGCCGCGGCGCAGCGGACATGAAAGGCTCTCTGGCTTCAATGATTGTTGCTGTTGAGCAGTTCATCGCTCAGCATCCAGACCACACAGGTTCAATCGGTTTCCTTATCACATCGGATGAAGAAGGCCCATTCATCAACGGTACGGTACGTGTTGTCGAAACACTGATGGCGCGCGGTGAGAACATCGACATGTGTATTGTTGGTGAACCATCAAGCACTGAGTTCGTAGGTGATGTTGTGAAGAACGGCCGTCGTGGCTCTATCACAGGCGATCTAACGATTAAAGGTACACAAGGTCATGTTGCCTACCCTCACCTAGCGAACAACCCAGTACACAGCTCTCTGCTTGCTATCAACGAGTTGGCAACAACTGAGTGGGACAAGGGTAATGATTACTTCCCACCAACAAGCTTCCAGATTCCAAATGTGAGTGCAGGTACTGGCGCGTCAAACGTGATCCCTGGTGAGTTTAACGTTCAGTTTAACCTGCGTTTTAGTACCGAACTAAGCAACGACATCATCGTTGAGCGCATCACAACGACACTCGACAAGTATGATTTCGAATACGACCTTAAGTGGACATTCAATGGCGACCCGTTCTTAACAGACGCAGGTTCACTGCTTGATGCTATTGTTGATGCAGTGGGTCACGTCAATGATGTTAAACCAGCTCTGCTAACGACTGGCGGTACGTCTGATGGTCGCTTTATTGCGCGTATGGGCGGACAAGTGGTTGAACTAGGCCCTGTGAATGCAACGATCCACAAGGTTAACGAATGCGTGAAAGTGGCTGATTTAGAAAAGCTAACTGACATGTACGAAAGAACATTAGTGGACCTGTTCGCTAAATAG
- a CDS encoding M15 family metallopeptidase, with product MTPEQLTGQSDSHLESSLIGTKTFLVHSEVKNDLNNLIEAAQLAGFKMEIASGFRDYERQSLIWNRKFSGEALILDSESQPLDASTLTEHQKLSAILRWSALPGASRHHWGCDFDVFARNLLPESTQLQLEPWEYLTGHQQAFYQWLSVHVEQFGFFFPYSQDLGGVAIEPWHISHRNVSESCLSQLSPTLLGKQLQSKPILGYEIIMEQLDEIYARFVANISH from the coding sequence ATGACACCAGAGCAGCTTACCGGACAATCAGATTCTCACCTAGAGTCTAGCCTGATCGGCACCAAGACCTTCTTGGTTCACAGTGAGGTTAAGAATGACCTAAACAATTTGATTGAAGCTGCTCAACTCGCTGGTTTTAAAATGGAGATTGCCAGTGGCTTTCGCGACTATGAAAGACAATCTTTGATTTGGAACCGTAAGTTTTCTGGCGAAGCTCTGATATTAGATTCAGAGAGCCAACCACTTGATGCTTCAACACTGACTGAACATCAAAAGTTGTCGGCTATCTTGAGATGGTCTGCGCTTCCCGGTGCGAGTCGTCACCATTGGGGTTGTGACTTCGATGTCTTTGCTCGTAACCTCTTACCTGAAAGCACACAGCTGCAATTAGAACCATGGGAATACCTTACCGGCCACCAGCAAGCGTTTTACCAATGGCTATCGGTTCATGTTGAACAATTTGGGTTCTTCTTCCCTTACAGTCAAGACCTGGGTGGTGTGGCGATAGAACCTTGGCATATTAGCCATCGTAACGTTTCGGAGTCGTGTTTATCACAGTTATCTCCCACTTTACTTGGCAAGCAACTCCAATCTAAGCCAATATTAGGGTATGAGATTATTATGGAGCAGCTAGACGAGATCTACGCACGCTTCGTAGCGAATATCAGTCATTAG
- a CDS encoding DUF2897 family protein — MLEWLTNPWVIIIIVVSVVVGNIAALKQTANMDLTGRGKTERDLDKLNRLDKQNQEKAQKEESKDNKDA, encoded by the coding sequence ATGTTGGAGTGGCTTACAAACCCTTGGGTTATCATCATCATCGTGGTTAGCGTCGTGGTGGGTAACATCGCAGCTCTTAAACAGACTGCCAATATGGATCTGACAGGTCGTGGTAAAACAGAGCGAGATTTAGATAAACTCAATCGCTTGGATAAGCAGAATCAAGAGAAAGCTCAGAAAGAAGAGTCCAAAGACAACAAAGACGCATAG
- the bamC gene encoding outer membrane protein assembly factor BamC: MKYSHQLVIGSLAVFVLTACSGSPTQRRQAKDDFEYLETPEFSQWQLPEDAQPQFYPNFDIPSGEFSGGTGREVDIRPPQQVLELIPGARAERQNGEVTLWLLRAEEADRVWQTAVDMLAQRGIGIREQSENEIETDWVTWVSEDEDVELGSRYSISRFQANNRHGFKINLIDWREGTEEKPVTATNKERYNAFLTNLVMAKYDENLRAEAALKAQELVKRIPISMGADRSGFPVIIARTPYNVFWQRLPNLLPAMGFELEERNQSQGTVKAKYAAPDDEFWEEIGLQPIDLAPGTYNFLFGDLGNRTSINVTDASGKPVEEELLKSMVPVLAHIADQTKDDKESKAE; this comes from the coding sequence ATGAAGTATTCTCACCAGCTAGTGATTGGGTCACTGGCTGTTTTCGTTCTTACAGCATGTTCTGGCAGCCCGACTCAACGTCGCCAAGCCAAAGATGATTTCGAATACTTAGAAACACCTGAGTTTTCACAATGGCAGTTGCCTGAAGATGCTCAGCCTCAGTTCTACCCAAATTTTGACATCCCAAGCGGTGAGTTCAGTGGTGGTACAGGTCGTGAAGTTGATATTCGCCCACCGCAACAGGTTCTTGAATTGATCCCGGGTGCTCGCGCTGAGCGTCAAAATGGTGAAGTGACACTATGGCTTCTTCGTGCTGAAGAGGCAGACAGAGTGTGGCAAACAGCAGTAGATATGCTAGCTCAACGTGGTATTGGTATTCGTGAGCAATCCGAGAATGAGATTGAGACTGATTGGGTAACTTGGGTTTCTGAAGATGAAGACGTAGAGCTTGGCAGCCGCTACTCTATCTCTCGTTTCCAAGCGAACAACCGTCATGGCTTTAAGATTAACCTTATTGATTGGCGTGAAGGTACTGAAGAGAAGCCTGTAACGGCAACCAATAAAGAGCGTTACAACGCGTTCTTAACTAACTTAGTGATGGCTAAGTACGATGAAAACCTTCGTGCTGAAGCAGCTTTGAAAGCACAAGAGTTGGTGAAGCGTATTCCGATCTCAATGGGTGCTGACCGAAGTGGTTTCCCTGTGATTATTGCTCGTACACCATACAATGTATTCTGGCAGCGTCTGCCAAACTTGTTGCCTGCTATGGGCTTTGAGCTTGAAGAGCGCAACCAGTCTCAAGGTACAGTGAAAGCTAAGTACGCCGCACCAGATGATGAGTTCTGGGAAGAAATTGGCCTACAGCCTATCGATTTAGCGCCAGGCACTTACAACTTCCTATTTGGTGACCTTGGTAACCGTACGTCGATTAACGTAACGGATGCATCAGGTAAGCCAGTAGAAGAAGAGCTGCTTAAGTCAATGGTTCCGGTACTAGCGCATATTGCTGACCAGACCAAAGATGACAAAGAATCGAAAGCTGAGTAG